The Verrucomicrobiia bacterium genome segment TTTACTCCGCGTTTCTTCAATTCGTTCAGCGTTTCCTCGCTCGTGCGATCATGAAAAAGAAGCACATCACCGGCATACCCAGTGGCCGCCAGCGTATCAAAAAACGGCCGTAATGCGGCAAAGTCATAGCCGCTCACCAGACCGATGATCAGATTCTTCATCTTCAAAAAAACTAGCTGCCCTTGGTATGATTGGCGATGAGTTTGGAAGTCTTCTTCACGAAAACCATGTCCACCTGCCACAACGCGTCATCCAGCGGGCGACGCATCAGATTGCAGACTTCGTAAGGCACGAAACCGCGTTCATCCATGAACCGCACCGTCTCGGGCATCAGGGGCGCGCCTTTGATGATAGGCAAGAGTGATACCTCAAGCAGCACGAGTTCAGAGATGGCCAAGGCATTGGTCGCTCCGCGCAACACTTCGAGTTCATAGCCCTGCACATCGATCTTCAACAGGTCGATGCTCTTGATGTTGTGCTTCTCCACCAAGAGATCCACCGTGGTCATGGAACGCGTCACCTTTTTGCGGTTGGCATCGCATTGCTCATAAAGCACAGAAGAACCGGTCTCCATCTCGTAGAATTCCACCGTGTCATTGGGGCTGGCGCCTACGAGCGTGA includes the following:
- a CDS encoding FkbM family methyltransferase, which codes for MKAIKRTLLQLGRSLLPSKLKLFVLHYIIAILNPKERQRANWFYNMTNMKWTLQNIKRCGHELNQIIDVGAYEGEWTEEVIRIFPNARSLMVEGQPTKEPLLRTVVDRNNGQVDYAITLVGASPNDTVEFYEMETGSSVLYEQCDANRKKVTRSMTTVDLLVEKHNIKSIDLLKIDVQGYELEVLRGATNALAISELVLLEVSLLPIIKGAPLMPETVRFMDERGFVPYEVCNLMRRPLDDALWQVDMVFVKKTSKLIANHTKGS